DNA from Aggregatimonas sangjinii:
CACCGTGCCTAAAACAACAAGTGAAACTGTATTTTTGGGTGGTTGTGCGAACGATAAATATACCATTCCGACCACAACTAATATATTGAACGCTCGTCTCAAGGCCTGGATCAATTATTGGTTAAGAATGCTCGAATATCTTTGGATAGTTTTACGAAGTCAGGTTGATGGGTATACATCATGTGTCCCGCCTCATAGTAAGTCATTTTCACTCGCTCGGTAACGATATCGTTGCGGGCAAAAGTAAATTCCGCATCGAAGAAGGGCGTAATCAGGTCATAGTACCCACTGGCGACCATCACTTTCATCGCAGGGTTTCGGCGCATGGTCTCACCAAGGTGGGGCGCGGTATTTACCGGCATAGGTTCCCAATATTGTCCGTCTGGAACTGTGCGCCAACGCCAACCGCTTCCGCCTCCAGAAGTAATGTAGGGCCTGTCCATTTTTACTTTCAACTCCGAAGCAAAATAATGGTTCAAGGCAGCGGTGTATGCCGAACTGATTTGATAGCTAGCCGCATCACCCAAATGAGGGTTTTCAGAGACTTTATCGGCCTCATCACCCATAAAGCGACCATCCAAACGCCCAATGGCCAGACCTTGGTCTTCCAACAATTTCTTTTGAAAACGGCCCATTAACACACGAAGATTGGAGTGTAGAATATACTTTTTGTCCAGCCCGGTAAAATAGCGCAACTTTTCGGCAATCGTCTCTTTTTCCGAAGCGCTTAAAAGATTTCCTTTGTACAATGCGGGCGCATAGGTATCGTAGGTAAACTTTCTACATTCTTCAACGAAGTGCTCGAGCGTTTTCCCTTGTCCGGCTTTTTTATGGTACCATGCCGTGGCGGCCATACTGGGGAGATAGGTGAGGTACGAGGTCATGTTATGATGTACGGATGTAGAACCGGCATAGTCCAAGGCCTGAGAAATCAAGATCATTCCATTCAGGGCCATATTCTGACCAGAACCTTCCAAGGCCTTTCCCAAGTAGGCCGCACGGGTCGTGCCATAGCTCTCGCCTGCTAGATATTTTGGGGAAAACCAACGTTCGTTTTCGGTTACCCATTTGCGTATGAATTGGGCAAACGAATCAACATCTTCTTTAAGACCGTAAAAATCCGAATCCTTTCCTTTGCCAACTACACGGCTATAGCCTGTACCCACGGGGTCTATAAAAACCAAATCCGTCAGGTCGAGCAGGCCATTTTCATTGTTGACCAGATTGTAGGGTGCGGCACCATCATCCTGTTTCGCATCGGAATCTACTTTCACCACTTTCGGACCGAAAAAGCCCATATGCAACCACATTGATGCCGAACCCGGCCCGCCGTTGAACACAAAGGTTACCGGCCTTTTGCCCACGTCTCCCATTGGGGTCTTGGTATAGGCAACGGACCAAAACGTGGCAATGGAATCCCCTTCTGTATTGGTAAGGTAGGTTTCCTTTGCGGTTGCCTTGTAATTTATGGTTTTGCCACCGAATAGGCCTTGATGGCTTGTTTCAAACGTTTTTTGTTCCGGAATGGATTTGGTTTCTTCCTTTGCTTTTTCTTTTTGGGCAAATTGCATAAAGTTTGCCGAAAGTAAAATCAATACTAGCATATTCGTTTTCATGGGCTGTGCATTACATCTAGAAGGACTTAAAAATACTATTCTTTTCCCGTTAATGGCGCCAATATCGTTTTATATGCTTTTGTATATTTTTCCATTCACAGGTCGGTAGGATGTAGGCCATCTTATAGACGTTTCGCTTGAATGGTCGACAAATTCATCTCGACCGCGTTGAAGCGACGGTAAGATTTACTGCTGGTAGAGTGATGTAGAATCATTTTCCTTCTGAACGTATCCCCCCCTACTATCGCTATAAGCTGCTTGATGCACGTTTACGATTTTACCGTAGGCCTTTTATCCGATGATTAAGCAATACTTCATTTACAGAAACAAGGACCGAAATCTATCAGCATCAAAAAGGGTCGTGAAAATTTGATTTTAAGAGTAGTCTTGGTTTCGGTCACTTTGAATTAGGGATTATTGACTAAATTAGCAGGGAATAGAATAGCATATAAAGTCCTTAAGATGTCACAACTCGCTGAAAATGTTTCTAAACGACTTTTTTCCTTGGATGTCTTTCGTGGGCTTACCATGTTTTTGTTGATCGCCGAAGCAGCCGGTTTTCATGAGCATTTTACGACTCTGACCGAAGGTACCTTTTTTTCGAGCCTCGCACATCAACTACACCATCATCCTTGGAACGGACTCCGTTTTTGGGACCTGATACAACCTTTTTTCATGTTTATTGTAGGCGTGGCCATGCCGTTTTCATTACGAAAACGCTTGGCTACACAGACCAAAGGCCAAGTGACCAGACATATAGTTAGACGGTGTTTCCTTCTCTTCAGCTTTGGGGTTTTGCTTCATTGTGTCTACAGCCATGTGTTGGTTTGGGAACTTTGGAACGTTTTGGTACAGTTGGCCTTTACGATTTTAATCGCCTATGCCATCATGAAGTTTCCTGCGAAAATTCAAATCGCCATATCGGTGGGGTTGTTGGTGCTGACCGAAGTATTATATCGTACCTATAATCCTGAAGCGCCCTACGCGCAGGGTCATGATAGTTTCGGTGCTTATATCGATCAACTGGTCATGGGGCAAGTAAATGACGGCTATTGGGTTTTTGTGAATTTCATTCCTACGGCCGCCCATACCATTTGGGGAGTACTCTGCGGACAGCTTTTGTTGAGCCACAAATCCCATAAAGATAAGTTACGCCCGTTTTTGATATGGGGTATCGCCATTTTGGTTATCGGTTTTTCTATGGATTGGCTAAACATAACCCCAATCATCAAGAGAATAGCCACCTCGTCTTTTGCCTTGGCCTCCGGGGGTTTTGCGATTTTGACCTTGACCTTGTTTTATTGGGCTATTGATGTAAAGAACAATCACAACAAATGGCTGAAGATTTTTTCGGTGGTAGGTACGAATGCCATCTTTATCTACTTGTTTGCAGAAACAGTTGGAATACAATGGTTTCGTGGTTTTGGGGCAATTTGGACCGAAGGATTGTTAACGCCTTTAGGTCTTTCCGAACCCCTAATCGCCGTAATAAATGCCTTGGTCGTACTTTTTATCTTCTGGTATATCACTTATTTCCTAGATCAGCATAAGGTGTACTTTAAAGTGTAGCTTGTCTCATTTTAGAAAAATTCTACAAATTCCTTATCTTGAAATATGAAGTCGAATCTCTTAGGAAAAGTGCTCCTTATAATTTTTACTGTCTTCGGCCAATATGGTACTGCTCAGGCGGACACGGCCGAAAATAGTGAATGGAAATCCCTTTTTAATGGTTCCGATTTGGAGGGATGGACCACCAAAATTCATCATTACGAAGTAAACGATAACCATGGCGAGACTTTTCGTGTGACGGACAGTGTCATTCAGGTGCGTTACGACAGGTACGAAGGGGATTTTGATGACCGGTTCGGGCACTTGTACTACGACAAGCCCTATTCCTATTTCCACTTATCACTCGAATATCGCTTCGTTGGCGAGCCCCATCCCGGAGCACCTGCATTTATTATAAAAAATAGCGGTGTTATGTACCACTCCCAAGACCCTAGAACTATCCTAAAGGAACAGAATTGGCCTATTTCCGTAGAAATACAGTTTTTGGGTGGCCTGAAAAAAGGTGAAGAAAGGCCTACTGGCAATATGTGCTCGCCAGGTACCGATGTGGAATTCGAAGGAAAGATAGATCCTAGACACTGCATAAGTTCCTCTTCCAAAACCTATTTCGGGGATCAATGGGTAAAAGCGGAGCTTATCGTAAGAGGTGATTCCCTAGTGACGCATATCATCAACGGAAAAACCGTTTTGGAGTATACAAAGCCTCAAGTAGGTGGGGCAGTGGTTGAAGGATATGACCCCAAAATGAAACCGGATGGGCAACTATTGAAACAAGGCTTCATTGCATTACAAAGTGAAGGCCAGCCCATTGATTTCAGGAATATCAAAATCAAGAACCTTAAAGGGTGCATGGACCCAGAAGCCAAAAATTACGGCAAACATTTTATCGCCTCCGATAAAGCGGCTTGCATCTACGATTAGGAGAAAAATAAGTGCTTATTTCAAAATCTCGGAATAGGTGGTCTGACTCCCCAAAAGTTCAGTGGCCGCCAGAATGGCATCATCGTTTTTCAGGTAGTACTCATACAGGCCTTCCCTATAAAAATAACGCTTAACGATTTCGTCTTCCAATTTTTTCTGAATCTCGTTCTGGTGTTTTTGCAAAGCGTTCAGCTTGCTCTTTTCGATATCCGATAAGAGGGTTTTAAAATCATTTTCGATAGCATCATTAAAGATAACCTCCTCTTTATCGGTCATAGCCTGCTTCAGCACTTTTTCGGTCTTTGTTTCGTATGAGAAACTACTCTGTGATACAAAATCGGTAAAGGCTTTATAATCGGCATCGGTAAATTTGAATGCATCGATGCTCCCCACTTCATTTCCGTAGTAGTAGTTGGTGGCATAGTCGAAGACTACGTTGTTGTTCAACAAGGCGACGGTTAATTCATTGGCTTTTGTTGCCGCAATCTCTACGTCCGGCAAAACTCCGCCACCGTCCTGTACCTTGCGACCGTTTCGTGTTGTAAACTCCTTGAACGAGGTGTTTCTTACCGCTTTGTTCTCCTCGTCGCGGTTCCAATAATCCAATGATTGAATACATCTTCCAGAGGGAGTAAAATAGCGCGAAATCGTAACTTTTAGCTGTGTGCCATACGTTAATTTTAGGGGTCGCTGCACCAAGCCCTTTCCGAAACTACGTGCGCCCATCACTACGGCCCGGTCTAAATCCTGAAGACTTCCCGATACGATTTCACTGGCCGACGCACTGCTGCCGTCTACTAAAACCACCAGCGGAATCTCAGTATCCACCGCCTTATTTTTGGTCTTATATTCCCTATTGAATTTTTTCACTTTACTTTTAGTGGTTACGATCAATTCCCCTTTGTCGATAAAAAGATTGGTCACATTAATGGCCTCGGAAAGGAGTCCGCCGGGATTTCCCCTGAGGTCCAAAATGATTTTCTCCGCACCCTTCCCTTTTAAATCGATTAGCGCCGCTTTGGTTTGGGAAGAGGCTTTGGCATTGAATTTGGCAAGCACGATATAGCCGGTTTTGTCATCGACCATATGATAGTAAGGCACAGCATCGATTTCAACACCCGCTCTTTTGATCGAAGCGTTCATGATTTTGCCTTGTCTTTTATACATGACGTCAATGGCCGTGTTATTGGCGCCTTTGAGCAACTCGCTGGCGTTATCATCGAAATCGGCAACTTTGATATCCCCAATTTGAATGATTTCGTCTCCGGCCTTAAGGCCTGCGAGGTCGGCAGGATATCCTTTGTGGGGTTCAATGATCAATAGCTTGTCATCGAAAGAACGCACCAAAGCTCCGATGCCGGAATATTCGCCCGCGTTGTTAATGCGATAGGTCTCTACGTCCTGCTCGTTGAGGAAACGGGTGTAGGGATCTAAATCCTCTAGCATGTTTTTGATGGCGGTATCCATCAATTCCGCAGGATTGGTCTCATCAACATAATTCATGTTGAGCTCCTTGAACAAGGTGGTAAAGATTTCGATTTGCTTGGCAATCTCGAAGAAATCACTTTTAAAACTACTTCCTGCGATAAGAAATACAACGGCAAAAGCAGGGATCAAAAACTTCTTTTTCAGCAATTTATTCATGATTTATTTTCTTTTGGAATTTATGGAGAACAGCCTGCAAATGTTTATCTACCATTACGTAATTGGGCATTTCTTTCCCAAGGTATAAAAATAGAAACGCAAAAGTACCCTTGCTATTGTTAAAAACAAGCTGTTTGTTTAAGCGGTAACTTTCCCTCAGCAAGCGTTTAATACGGTTGCGCTTTACAGCGCTTTTAAAATTCTTTTTGGGTACGGTAACCCCGGCTTGGATCGGGACTTCAAAAGGAAGTTCGGTTTGGAGGTATATAAGCTTGATCGGAAAACTAGAAACGGACTTTCCTTCGGCAAAAAGCCGATCGATCAGCTTTTTGCTTTTTAGTTTTTCTTTTTTAGGGAAGCGATTTCCAGAAGAAGGATGCATTTTTTAATCCTTTGGCATAGCTTCCGGCTGCCATGTATTGTTCTCCGGATTTACATCGGCCATTAATTGTGATGGGTCTATCACAATGGCTTTGATATCCTGTAAGGGCCTGTTTACGGAAAAGGTATAGGACGGAAAAGCCCAGGGCCAATCGTCGAGCACGGTTCGCTCTATGGCCGGATACGGATTCTCTTTCTCACCGCGCATCATACGAAGGGGAGCGTAAAAAGTCTCTTGGCTGCCATCATTGTAAACCACTAAAACATCTATGGGCATGGGCATTAACCCGTTTCGCTCCAAGCTTATGGTGGTTTTATCCGCTTCGCCCGCTACTTCCTTGATACCATAATCGATGGTATTGGTTGTTTGGGTCCAATCCGTCAAGTACCAATCCAATTCCATTCCGGAAACTTTTTCGGCCGTACGCTTGATGTCATTGGGCACTGGGTGCTTGAACTTGAAATCTTCGTAATATTTGCGAATGGTTTCCATCAACTTATCCTGACCGATGACATAGCCCAACTGCGACAGGAAAATAGCCCCTTTACTGTACGCGGAAATGCCGTAAGGCGTGTTGGAATCATAGCGATCGGCATGGGTAGTCTGCGGCTGTTCTTTTCCGGTCGAAACCAAATAATAGTATCCTTTATAGGAATTCTCAAAGGGATTCTCCTTGTTCTGTTCGCGAATCTCATTACTGCAAAGGGCCGATATAAAAGAGGTAAAACCTTCGTCCATCCATTCGTGTTTGGCCTCGTTGGTGGCCAGCACGTGCTGAAACCAAGAATGCGCGAGTTCATGAATCATGGTTCCGATGACACTACCTGGCTTATCACCACCAGTGATAAGGGTAGCCATGGCATACTCCATACCGCCGTCGCCCCCCTGTATAACGGAGTATTGCTTATAAGGGTATTCCCCGATGTTCTTGTTGAAGAACAGCATGGCCTTTTCGGTCAAGGGCTGCACCTTTGTCCAAGTATCCTTGTATTTTGGATCGTCCTTGTAGAAAAAGTGAAGCACAGTACCATTTTCCATTTTAAGGGTGTCATGAATGTATTCCGGATCGGCGGCCCACATAAAATCGTGTACCATAGGAGCTTTAAAATGCCAGGTAAGTGTTTTTCCTTTTTTTTTCTTGATCTTGGTGCTGGCTTCCTCATACCCATGACCAATTTCCTGTGGGTTTTGAAGGTAGCCCGTACCGCCCACGGTGTACTCTTTATCAATCGTAAGTTTTACGTCAAAATCACCCCAAACCCCATGAAATTCCCTGGCAATGTAGGGGTCTGCATGCCATCCTTCAAAGTCGTACTCCGCCAATTTGGGATACCATTGACTCATGGAAAGTGCCACACCATCCTTATTGTTTCTTCCGGCACGACGAATCTGCACGGGAACCTGTCCCTTGAACTCCATAGCGAAGGTCGTTTTGCCCCCAGGAGGTATGGGTTTAGCCAAATCGACGACCAAAACGGTGCCTTCCTCGTTGAACGAAACATCAGCTCCGTCCTGCTTTAGAGCGGTGGCGTGCAAGTACCCGATTTCACTATCCGTTAAGGGAGTGATGCGGCTGTTTTTTTCTTCGGTGACCATACGCCCATCGGGATCGGCAATACTTTCCAATCGGGCATTCATTTCACTACCCGGTTGAAATGCATTGAAATAGAGATGGTAATACACCCGGCTTAGTTGATCGGGAGAGTTATTGGTATAGACCAATTTTTGGGTCCCTGTATATTGAAACGTTTCCACATCCATATCCACTTCCATGGTGTAATCGACATGTTGCTGCCAATAAGAAGTGTTTTGCGCCACGGCGCCTGCCGTCATAATAACGGCCAATAGTGTTGTCTTTAAGAAATACCGCATAGTATATTATAATTGTATTTGTCCTCTTGAAACGGCTTCTGCCATGATCAACGCATTGTAGGCGTTGACCATTTTCCCTGATGTAGAGATTTCCGCCAATGGGGCGGTTTTCGTCGTATCCCCGCCTAAAATTACCTTTGCTTTCGGGGCTAGGCCCGATTCCATAATGATTCGTTTTACTTGTGAGGCGGTCAACTTAGGATACTGTGAGCGAATAAGGGCTGCTACACCCGACACTGCGGGGGCGGCCATTGAAGTACCACTGTTGTAGTCGTATTCGTTGTCGGGCATAGTAGAGTAAATTTGTCCGCCTGGCGCAAAGACATCCACATTGATATCACCATAGTTCGAAAATTGAGCGACCATTTCAGCACCATATTTGGGTCCTAAAGCTCCGACCGTAATGACATTGTCACTTATCTCGGCACCGTTGTTTACTTGATCGTTCGGGAAATTCGGATTGCTTGGGTCATCGAGATTGGCACCGTCGTTCCCGGCCGCGTGTATAAAAAGAACATCCTTTTCAGCGGCATATTTAATGGCATCGTATACCCATTCGGCATTCGGGGAAAACGATTTTCCAAAACTGGCGTTGATGATTTTGGCCCCATTGTCGACAGCGTAACGTATTCCCAATGCGATATCCTTATCGTATTCATCTCCATTGGGTACGGCCCGAATACTCATGAGTTCAACATTGTTCGCGACCCCGTTTGCACCAAGTCCATTATTCCGTTCCGCCGCGATGATTCCGGCAACGTGTGTACCATGATCCTCCCCTTCAGCAACGCTTTGTGGGTTTCCGTTGCCATAGTTGGTATCATTGATATCATAAGGGTCGTCCCCCACGACCGATCGACCGTCAAAATCAACATTATAGTTATAATTGGCTTGATCAGCATAATAGGTAATACCGCCTTCCAACTGTTCCATCAATTCCGAAATACTATCGGCATAATTGAACATTTGCGTTAAAACCCCAACATGCTGTTGCATCGCTTCGTTTTTGGGCTTAATTCCTGCCAAATCCTCTTTGGTATACGTATCCTTGCCAAGCTCTTTTTTCACGGCAGCGTCGGCATTCTTTACCGTCTGTGCAATTTGTTCCAAACGTTGCTTTTCGGATACGGCCTTGGCGTATTCCGCCTCAACCTTGGCTTTGGCCTTGGCCTGTGTGGCGGCGTCACCAAGTTTAAGTTTTACGATACGGGTGGCCTCCAATTGTTCGTTATATGAATCGCCTAAAAAATTGTACCCGTGTATATCATCAACATAGCCATTGCCATCATTGTCTTTTCCATCGCCCGGCTTTTCTTTGGAATTCGTCCAAAGTACGTCGTTTAAATCTTCGTGTTTCAAGTCCATACCGGAATCGATTACTGCGACGATCACCGTTTTACCCTTCTTGTTATTTAGAATATCCTCGTACGCCTTATCTACGCTCATTCCGGGAATGGTATCGGCGACCAAATCCAAATGGCCCCAATTTTGTTTTTCGGCATCAGTGAGTTCGGATAACTTTAGAGGGGTGTCGTCAATATTTTCGACTGGGGTAAGTACTAAGTTTGTCGCTCCACATCCTACCAGGGCGAGCATAATAAAAAAGGTATAAATCGTCTTTGAAAAAAATCGTATCATGTAATATGCAGTTAGAATTAGTATTTTAAAGAACCTTTGCGCTCTTGCGGCGCGTAATTTACAACTTTCATTTTGAACAAGTAGCGTCACTTAGCCATCCCGTTTAGCCGAATAGCTCCTCGAACGTCTGTATCTTGTCAAGGCGCACCCCTTTTTCAGTTTGTTTTAAGGTGCAGAGTTGATTGTGGGCATCATGTTCAAAAAAGAGATAACAGTCCGTTTTCACCGCCCTATTCAAAAAGGTCTCCTTTTCACTTAAAGTCAATAGTGGACGGGTATCATAACCCATTACATAAGGTACGGGTATGTGCCCTACGGTAGGTATCAAGTCGGCAACGAACACCAAAGTCTTTCCTTTATATGAGATGTGTGGCACCATTTGCTTTTCGGTATGTCCATCGACAAAAAGAATGCCAAACCCCAACTCGGACTGCTTTTGAAATGCATTTTCACCTCTGGACACGAATCGCAATTGCCCACTTTCCTGCATAGGGAATAGGTTTTCTTTTAAAAAGGATGCTTTTTCGCGCACATTGGGATTGGTCGCCCATTGCCAATGGTTTTGGTTAGTCCAAAAGGTCGCATTTTTGAAAGCAGGTTCGTAGCCTGAGCCATCTTTGTTCCTCTGAATGCTGCCCCCACAATGGTCGAAGTGCAAATGTGTCATAAAAACATCGGTAATATCGTCTCGATGAAAACCGTATTTAGCCAATGAACCGTCTAACGAAAAATCGCCCCACTGATAGTAATAGGAAAAGAATTTGTCCGATTGTTTGGTACCCAGTCCCGTATCGATCAACGTAAGGCGATTTCCCTCTTCGATCAGAAGGCTGCGAGCGGCAATATCGATCATGTTTTTGGAATCGGCGGGATTGGTCTTTTGCCAAATGGACTTGGGTACCACACCGAACATGGCACCACCATCAAGCTTAAAATTTCCCGTTTCTATGGGGTAGAGGGTCATAGGTGCAAAAATAGCGAATTATCGGCTACTGCGATTTTAGGCGATGTATTACTTAAACCTTTTAGACCATATGGCATAGTGCCGCAGCCGTTCGCCCAGTTGCTTTAAAAAAAAAGATTATTGGTCTTACTTCTTTTCCGCTTAACAAGGCATCGCGTTATAGGATTATCAAAACCTTCGTGTCCGATTTCAGGTGATGATATGGATGATAGAATTAGCCCATCGTCGCAAAGCCAAATGCATACTATCGATACCCAATTAAATGTGTTGAATTAGAGAAATTCAGAGCCTGGTAATGACACGGTGGGATGCCGATTACGGTATAAATGAGAGGCCAGACTACGAACGGTATCCGAAACAGAATGCCCTTTGGCTTATCGATCGTTATTACAAAAAGATATGATTTTTCAATCGTTGTGTTTATCTTGCTAGTTCACTTTATGATAAATGATAGAACTCGCAGGAATTATAATTTTAGGCATCATAGCCCAATGGGTTGCTTGGCGACTTAAGTTGCCCGCGATTCTACCTTTGATTCTCATCGGGCTTTTGGTAGGGCCGGTCGCTACTTTATATACCGATGACGGGAGTAAGCTTATAGAACCGATATGGAACAACACAAAAGGACTATTTCCCGGAGAAGGTCTCTATTATTTCGTTTCCTTGGCGATAAGCATCATCCTATTTGAAGGCGGTCTCACCTTAAAACGTTCCGAAATACGCAATGTCGGGCCTGTAATTACCAAACTGATTACTTTAGGAAGCCTTGTCACTTTTTTTTGTGCGGGTATTGCGGCACATTTCATTTTTGGCCTGAACTGGCAAATATCGTTTCTGTTCTCCGCGCTGATCATTGTTACCGGGCCAACGGTGATTACGCCCATATTGCGCAATATTCCGTTAAAGAAAGACATTTCGGCGGTATTGAAATGGGAAGGTATTCTCATCGACCCTATCGGTGCCCTTGCCGCTGTACTGGTATTCGAATTTATAAGTGTGGGCGAGGGGCAAGCGTATACCTTGACCGCTTTGATAGAATTCGGAAAAATTCTGCTGTTCGGCTTCACGTTTGGCTTCACTTTCGCACACGCTTTGACATTTACCGTCAAAAAAAATCTAATCCCCCATTATTTGATGAACGTCGTATCGCTATCAGCCGTGCTCTTAGTATTCGTGATGTCGGATGTTTTCGCGCATGAGTCTGGCTTATTGGCCGTAGTGGTCATGGGGATGGTCATGGGCAATACCGATTTGCCCAACATCAAGGAATTGCTCTACTTCAAGGAGTCGTTAAGCGTGCTTTTAATATCGATATTATTCATCTTATTGGCCGCGAATATCAATATGGCCGACCTACAACTTATTTACAATTGGAAAACGGTTGCCCTTTTTGCGACTATAGTCTTCGTAATTCGCCCGTTGGGCGTGTTCTTAAGTGCTGCCGGGTCTAACCTTAGTTTTCGGGAAAGACTGTTCATCGGTTGGGTAGGGCCTCGTGGAATCGTGGCCGCGGGAATTGCTTCGTTGTTCGGTTCAAAATTAATTCTCCAAGGGGAGCCCGGGGCAGAATATATCACCCCTTTGGTCTTTATGATCGTGTTGGGCACGGTTTTACTTAATGCAACGACCGCAAGGGTATTCGCCAAAATGGTGGGTGTGTTTCTGAAGAAATCGGAGGGCATATTGATTGTGGGCGCTTCAAAAGTTTCACGGCTTATCGGGGCCTATCTTAAAGATAACAATCGCCATGTCGTTTTGATTGACAGTAACCGTTCCAATATTGCCAAGGCAAAAAATTTAGGGCTGGAAGCGCTTTCGGTAAATATTTATTCCGATTCGTTAAACGATAATATCGAGTTGAATGATATCGGGTATTTGATGGCGCTTACGGCCAATTCCGATATCAATAAATACGCTACTTCAAAATTTGGAAAGCAATTCGGCGAAAACGGTTCTTTTCGTCTAGTTGATACCGAAGAGATGAACGACCCGGAAAACAATCCCAAAGATGGACTCTTTTCGCATACCGATGATTTTATAAAATTGACCGAAGCGGCGCGTAAGTATCCAGAAATACATGAAATCGAGCTGAAGGATCAAGAACATTATGAGGGCCTCATCGAAATCACCAAAGCTGATAAAGACATCATTCCCATATTCTTAAAAACCCCGAAAGGTGACATCAAAATCATATCTTCTTTT
Protein-coding regions in this window:
- a CDS encoding cation:proton antiporter, yielding MIELAGIIILGIIAQWVAWRLKLPAILPLILIGLLVGPVATLYTDDGSKLIEPIWNNTKGLFPGEGLYYFVSLAISIILFEGGLTLKRSEIRNVGPVITKLITLGSLVTFFCAGIAAHFIFGLNWQISFLFSALIIVTGPTVITPILRNIPLKKDISAVLKWEGILIDPIGALAAVLVFEFISVGEGQAYTLTALIEFGKILLFGFTFGFTFAHALTFTVKKNLIPHYLMNVVSLSAVLLVFVMSDVFAHESGLLAVVVMGMVMGNTDLPNIKELLYFKESLSVLLISILFILLAANINMADLQLIYNWKTVALFATIVFVIRPLGVFLSAAGSNLSFRERLFIGWVGPRGIVAAGIASLFGSKLILQGEPGAEYITPLVFMIVLGTVLLNATTARVFAKMVGVFLKKSEGILIVGASKVSRLIGAYLKDNNRHVVLIDSNRSNIAKAKNLGLEALSVNIYSDSLNDNIELNDIGYLMALTANSDINKYATSKFGKQFGENGSFRLVDTEEMNDPENNPKDGLFSHTDDFIKLTEAARKYPEIHEIELKDQEHYEGLIEITKADKDIIPIFLKTPKGDIKIISSFSTEFNDIQEGSHLAYLGKLFDVESALADDES
- a CDS encoding MBL fold metallo-hydrolase, whose translation is MTLYPIETGNFKLDGGAMFGVVPKSIWQKTNPADSKNMIDIAARSLLIEEGNRLTLIDTGLGTKQSDKFFSYYYQWGDFSLDGSLAKYGFHRDDITDVFMTHLHFDHCGGSIQRNKDGSGYEPAFKNATFWTNQNHWQWATNPNVREKASFLKENLFPMQESGQLRFVSRGENAFQKQSELGFGILFVDGHTEKQMVPHISYKGKTLVFVADLIPTVGHIPVPYVMGYDTRPLLTLSEKETFLNRAVKTDCYLFFEHDAHNQLCTLKQTEKGVRLDKIQTFEELFG
- a CDS encoding S8 family peptidase encodes the protein MIRFFSKTIYTFFIMLALVGCGATNLVLTPVENIDDTPLKLSELTDAEKQNWGHLDLVADTIPGMSVDKAYEDILNNKKGKTVIVAVIDSGMDLKHEDLNDVLWTNSKEKPGDGKDNDGNGYVDDIHGYNFLGDSYNEQLEATRIVKLKLGDAATQAKAKAKVEAEYAKAVSEKQRLEQIAQTVKNADAAVKKELGKDTYTKEDLAGIKPKNEAMQQHVGVLTQMFNYADSISELMEQLEGGITYYADQANYNYNVDFDGRSVVGDDPYDINDTNYGNGNPQSVAEGEDHGTHVAGIIAAERNNGLGANGVANNVELMSIRAVPNGDEYDKDIALGIRYAVDNGAKIINASFGKSFSPNAEWVYDAIKYAAEKDVLFIHAAGNDGANLDDPSNPNFPNDQVNNGAEISDNVITVGALGPKYGAEMVAQFSNYGDINVDVFAPGGQIYSTMPDNEYDYNSGTSMAAPAVSGVAALIRSQYPKLTASQVKRIIMESGLAPKAKVILGGDTTKTAPLAEISTSGKMVNAYNALIMAEAVSRGQIQL